Proteins from a genomic interval of Physeter macrocephalus isolate SW-GA chromosome 21, ASM283717v5, whole genome shotgun sequence:
- the RBM10 gene encoding RNA-binding protein 10 isoform X5, which produces MSESPPLTARAEKVSVDAGRGGGESLQEASPRLADHGGSSGGGWEVKRSQRLRRGPSSPRRPYQDMEYERRGGRGDRTGRYGAADRSQDDGGENRSRDHDYRDMDYRSYPREYGSQEGKHDYDDSSEEQSAEIRGQLQSHGVQAREVRLMRNKSSGQSRGFAFVEFSHLQDATRWMEANQHSLNILGQKVSMHYSDPKPKINEDWLCNKCGVQNFKRREKCFKCGVPKSEAEQKLPLGARLDQQTLPLGGRELSQGLLPLPQPYQAQGVLASQALSQGSEPSSENANDTIILRNLNPHSTMDSILGALAPYAVLSSSNVRVIKDKQTQLNRGFAFIQLSTIEAAQLLQILQALHPPLTIDGKTINVEFAKGSKRDMASNEGSRINAASVASTAIAAAQWAISQASQGGEGAWATPEEPPVDYSYYQQDEGYGGSQGTESSLYAHGYLKGAKGPGITGTKGDPAGAGPEASLEPGADSVSLQAFSRTQPGATPGVYQQSAAEASGSQGTAANSQSYTIMSPAVLKSELQSPSHPSSSLPPATSPSAQEPYSQYPVPDVSTYQYDETSGYYYDPQTGLYYDPNSQYYYNAQSQQYLYWDGERRTYVPALEQSADGHKETGAPSKEGKEKKEKHKTKTAQQIAKDMERWARSLNKQKENFKNSFQPISSLRDDERRESATADAGYAILEKKGALAERQHTSMDLPKLASDDRPSPPRGLVAAYSGESDSEEEQERGGPEREEKLTDWQKLACLLCRRQFPSKEALIRHQQLSGLHKQNLEIHRRAHLSENELEALEKNDMEQMKYRDRAAERREKYGIPEPPEPKRRKYSGMSAASVDFEQPTRDGLGSDNIGSRMLQAMGWKEGSGLGRKKQGIVTPIEAQTRVRGSGLGARGSSYGVTSTESYKETLHKTMVTRFNEAQ; this is translated from the exons AGGGGGTCGTGGAGACAGGACTGGCCGTTACGGAGCCGCCGATCGTTCACAGGATGATGGCGGGGAGAACCGCAGCCGGGATCACGACTACCGGGACATGGACTACCGCTCATATCCCCGCGAGTATGGCAGCCAGGAGGGCAAGCACGACTATGACGACTCGTCTGAGGAGCAGAGTGCAGAG ATCCGTGGCCAGCTACAGTCCCACGGCGTCCAAGCACGGGAGGTCCGGCTGATGCGGAACAAATCCTCAG GTCAGAGCCGGGGCTTCGCCTTCGTCGAGTTTAGTCACTTGCAGGACGCTACACGATGGATGGAAGCCAATCAG CACTCCCTCAACATCCTGGGCCAGAAGGTGTCCATGCACTACAGCGACCCCAAGCCCAAGATCAATGAGGACTGGCTGTGTAATAAG TGTGGCGTCCAGAACTTCAAACGCCGTGAGAAGTGCTTCAAATGTGGTGTGCCCAAGTCAG AGGCAGAGCAGAAGCTGCCCCTGGGCGCAAGGTTGGATCAGCAGACGCTACCACTGGGTGGTCGGGAGCTAAGCCAGGGCCTGCTGCCCCTGCCACAGCCCTACCAGGCCCAGGGAGTGCTGGCCTCCCAGGCCCTGTCACAGGGCTCGGAGCCGAGCTCAGAGAACGCCAACGACA CCATCATTTTGCGCAACCTGAACCCACACAGCACCATGGACTCCATCCTGGGGGCCCTGGCACCCTACGCAGTGCTGTCCTCCTCCAACGTACGCGTCATCAAGGACAAGCAGACCCAACTGAACCGTGGCTTTGCCTTCATCCAGCTCTCCACCATC gaggCAGCCCAGCTGCTGCAGATCCTGCAGGCCCTGCACCCGCCGCTCACCATCGATGGCAAGACCATCAACGTTGAGTTTGCCAAGGGTTCTAAGAG GGACATGGCCTCCAACGAAGGCAGTCGCATCAATGCTGCCTCTGTGGCCAGCACTGCCATTGCCGCAGCCCAGTGGGCCATCTCGCAG gcctcccagggtggggagggtgcCTGGGCCACCCCCGAGGAGCCACCGGTCGACTACAGCTACTACCAACAGGATGAGGGCTATGGCGGCAGCCAGGGCACAGAGTCCTCTCTCTATGCCCATGGCTACCTCAAGGGCGCGAAGGGCCCCGGCATCACTGGAACCAAAGGGGACCCGGCCGGAGCAG GTCCCGAGGcctccctggagcctggggcAGACTCTGTGTCCCTGCAGGCTTTCTCCCGCACCCAGCCTGGTGCCACCCCTGGCGTCTACCAGCAGTCAGCAGCTGAAGCGAGCGGCAGCCAGGGCACTGCTGCCAACAGCCAG TCATACACCATCATGTCACCCGCTGTGCTCAAATCTGAGCTCCAGAGCCCCAGCCATCCCAGCTCTTCCCTGCCACCAGCCACGAGCCCCTCTGCCCAGGAGCCCTACAGCCAGTACC CTGTTCCTGACGTCTCCACCTACCAGTACGACGAGACATCTGGCTACTACTATGACCCCCAGACTGGCCTCTACTACGACCCCAACTCTCAG taCTACTACAATGCTCAGAGCCAGCAGTACCTGTACTGGGATGGGGAAAGGCGGACCTATGTTCCTGCCCTGGAGCAGTCAGCTGATGGGCATAAGGAAACGGGGGCGCCCTCAAAGGAGggcaaagagaagaaggaaaagcacaAGACCAAGACGGCCCAACAG ATTGCCAAGGATATGGAACGCTGGGCCCGCAGCCtcaacaagcaaaaagaaaacttcaaaaacagCTTCCAGCCCATCAGTTCCCTACGAGACGATGAAAGGCGCGAGTCGGCCACTGCAGATGCCGGCTACGCCATCCTCGAGAAGAAG GGAGCACTAGCCGAGAGACAGCACACCAGCATGGACCTCCCAAAACTCGCCAGTGATGACCGCCCA AGCCCACCGAGGGGGCTGGTGGCGGCCTACAGCGGGGAGAGTGACAGTGAGGAGGAGCAGGAGCGCGGGGGCCCAGAGCGGGAGGAGAAGCTCACCGACTGGCAGAAGCTGGCCTGCCTGCTCTGCCGGCGCCAGTTCCCCAGCAAGGAGGCGCTCATCCGGCACCAGCAGCTCTCCGGGCTCCACAAG CAAAACCTTGAGATTCACCGGCGAGCCCACCTGTCAGAAAATGAGCTGgaggcacttgagaagaacgacATGGAG CAAATGAAGTACCGGGACCGTGCAGCTGAACGCAGAGAGAAGTATGGCATCCCTGAGCCGCCGGAGCCCAAGAGGAGGAAGTATAGCGGCATGTCTGCGGCCTCTGT GGACTTTGAGCAGCCCACGCGGGATGGGCTGGGCAGTGACAACATTGGCAGTCGCATGCTCCAGGCTATGGGCTGGAAAGAGGGCAGTGGCCTGGGCCGCAAAAAACAGGGCATTGTGACTCCCATTGAG GCCCAGACACGGGTGCGGGGCTCCGGCTTGGGTGCCCGAGGCAGCTCCTATGGGGTCACCTCAACCGAGTCATACAAGGAGACGCTGCACAAGACAATGGTGACCCGCTTCAACGAGGCCCAGTGA
- the RBM10 gene encoding RNA-binding protein 10 isoform X7: MKDECVLKGIRFWMVFTGRALWQFLSLSRGGRGDRTGRYGAADRSQDDGGENRSRDHDYRDMDYRSYPREYGSQEGKHDYDDSSEEQSAEDSYEASPGSETQRRRRRRHRHSPTGPPGFPRDGDYRDQDYRTEQGEEEEEEEEEEEEEKASNIVMLRMLPQAATEDDIRGQLQSHGVQAREVRLMRNKSSGQSRGFAFVEFSHLQDATRWMEANQHSLNILGQKVSMHYSDPKPKINEDWLCNKCGVQNFKRREKCFKCGVPKSEAEQKLPLGARLDQQTLPLGGRELSQGLLPLPQPYQAQGVLASQALSQGSEPSSENANDTIILRNLNPHSTMDSILGALAPYAVLSSSNVRVIKDKQTQLNRGFAFIQLSTIVEAAQLLQILQALHPPLTIDGKTINVEFAKGSKRDMASNEGSRINAASVASTAIAAAQWAISQASQGGEGAWATPEEPPVDYSYYQQDEGYGGSQGTESSLYAHGYLKGAKGPGITGTKGDPAGAGPEASLEPGADSVSLQAFSRTQPGATPGVYQQSAAEASGSQGTAANSQSYTIMSPAVLKSELQSPSHPSSSLPPATSPSAQEPYSQYPVPDVSTYQYDETSGYYYDPQTGLYYDPNSQYYYNAQSQQYLYWDGERRTYVPALEQSADGHKETGAPSKEGKEKKEKHKTKTAQQIAKDMERWARSLNKQKENFKNSFQPISSLRDDERRESATADAGYAILEKKGALAERQHTSMDLPKLASDDRPSPPRGLVAAYSGESDSEEEQERGGPEREEKLTDWQKLACLLCRRQFPSKEALIRHQQLSGLHKQNLEIHRRAHLSENELEALEKNDMEQMKYRDRAAERREKYGIPEPPEPKRRKYSGMSAASVDFEQPTRDGLGSDNIGSRMLQAMGWKEGSGLGRKKQGIVTPIEAQTRVRGSGLGARGSSYGVTSTESYKETLHKTMVTRFNEAQ, encoded by the exons AGGGGGTCGTGGAGACAGGACTGGCCGTTACGGAGCCGCCGATCGTTCACAGGATGATGGCGGGGAGAACCGCAGCCGGGATCACGACTACCGGGACATGGACTACCGCTCATATCCCCGCGAGTATGGCAGCCAGGAGGGCAAGCACGACTATGACGACTCGTCTGAGGAGCAGAGTGCAGAG GATTCCTACGAGGCCTCCCCGGGCTCCGAGACTCAGCgtaggcggcggcggcggcacaGGCACAGCCCCACCGGCCCACCAGGCTTCCCCCGAGACGGCGACTATCGGGACCAGGACTATCGGACCgagcaaggggaggaggaggaggaggaggaggaggaggaggaggaggagaaggccaGTAACATCGTCATGCTGAGGATGCTGCCACAGGCAGCCACTGAGGATGAC ATCCGTGGCCAGCTACAGTCCCACGGCGTCCAAGCACGGGAGGTCCGGCTGATGCGGAACAAATCCTCAG GTCAGAGCCGGGGCTTCGCCTTCGTCGAGTTTAGTCACTTGCAGGACGCTACACGATGGATGGAAGCCAATCAG CACTCCCTCAACATCCTGGGCCAGAAGGTGTCCATGCACTACAGCGACCCCAAGCCCAAGATCAATGAGGACTGGCTGTGTAATAAG TGTGGCGTCCAGAACTTCAAACGCCGTGAGAAGTGCTTCAAATGTGGTGTGCCCAAGTCAG AGGCAGAGCAGAAGCTGCCCCTGGGCGCAAGGTTGGATCAGCAGACGCTACCACTGGGTGGTCGGGAGCTAAGCCAGGGCCTGCTGCCCCTGCCACAGCCCTACCAGGCCCAGGGAGTGCTGGCCTCCCAGGCCCTGTCACAGGGCTCGGAGCCGAGCTCAGAGAACGCCAACGACA CCATCATTTTGCGCAACCTGAACCCACACAGCACCATGGACTCCATCCTGGGGGCCCTGGCACCCTACGCAGTGCTGTCCTCCTCCAACGTACGCGTCATCAAGGACAAGCAGACCCAACTGAACCGTGGCTTTGCCTTCATCCAGCTCTCCACCATCGTG gaggCAGCCCAGCTGCTGCAGATCCTGCAGGCCCTGCACCCGCCGCTCACCATCGATGGCAAGACCATCAACGTTGAGTTTGCCAAGGGTTCTAAGAG GGACATGGCCTCCAACGAAGGCAGTCGCATCAATGCTGCCTCTGTGGCCAGCACTGCCATTGCCGCAGCCCAGTGGGCCATCTCGCAG gcctcccagggtggggagggtgcCTGGGCCACCCCCGAGGAGCCACCGGTCGACTACAGCTACTACCAACAGGATGAGGGCTATGGCGGCAGCCAGGGCACAGAGTCCTCTCTCTATGCCCATGGCTACCTCAAGGGCGCGAAGGGCCCCGGCATCACTGGAACCAAAGGGGACCCGGCCGGAGCAG GTCCCGAGGcctccctggagcctggggcAGACTCTGTGTCCCTGCAGGCTTTCTCCCGCACCCAGCCTGGTGCCACCCCTGGCGTCTACCAGCAGTCAGCAGCTGAAGCGAGCGGCAGCCAGGGCACTGCTGCCAACAGCCAG TCATACACCATCATGTCACCCGCTGTGCTCAAATCTGAGCTCCAGAGCCCCAGCCATCCCAGCTCTTCCCTGCCACCAGCCACGAGCCCCTCTGCCCAGGAGCCCTACAGCCAGTACC CTGTTCCTGACGTCTCCACCTACCAGTACGACGAGACATCTGGCTACTACTATGACCCCCAGACTGGCCTCTACTACGACCCCAACTCTCAG taCTACTACAATGCTCAGAGCCAGCAGTACCTGTACTGGGATGGGGAAAGGCGGACCTATGTTCCTGCCCTGGAGCAGTCAGCTGATGGGCATAAGGAAACGGGGGCGCCCTCAAAGGAGggcaaagagaagaaggaaaagcacaAGACCAAGACGGCCCAACAG ATTGCCAAGGATATGGAACGCTGGGCCCGCAGCCtcaacaagcaaaaagaaaacttcaaaaacagCTTCCAGCCCATCAGTTCCCTACGAGACGATGAAAGGCGCGAGTCGGCCACTGCAGATGCCGGCTACGCCATCCTCGAGAAGAAG GGAGCACTAGCCGAGAGACAGCACACCAGCATGGACCTCCCAAAACTCGCCAGTGATGACCGCCCA AGCCCACCGAGGGGGCTGGTGGCGGCCTACAGCGGGGAGAGTGACAGTGAGGAGGAGCAGGAGCGCGGGGGCCCAGAGCGGGAGGAGAAGCTCACCGACTGGCAGAAGCTGGCCTGCCTGCTCTGCCGGCGCCAGTTCCCCAGCAAGGAGGCGCTCATCCGGCACCAGCAGCTCTCCGGGCTCCACAAG CAAAACCTTGAGATTCACCGGCGAGCCCACCTGTCAGAAAATGAGCTGgaggcacttgagaagaacgacATGGAG CAAATGAAGTACCGGGACCGTGCAGCTGAACGCAGAGAGAAGTATGGCATCCCTGAGCCGCCGGAGCCCAAGAGGAGGAAGTATAGCGGCATGTCTGCGGCCTCTGT GGACTTTGAGCAGCCCACGCGGGATGGGCTGGGCAGTGACAACATTGGCAGTCGCATGCTCCAGGCTATGGGCTGGAAAGAGGGCAGTGGCCTGGGCCGCAAAAAACAGGGCATTGTGACTCCCATTGAG GCCCAGACACGGGTGCGGGGCTCCGGCTTGGGTGCCCGAGGCAGCTCCTATGGGGTCACCTCAACCGAGTCATACAAGGAGACGCTGCACAAGACAATGGTGACCCGCTTCAACGAGGCCCAGTGA
- the RBM10 gene encoding RNA-binding protein 10 isoform X6 yields the protein MKDECVLKGIRFWMVFTGRALWQFLSLSRKDCPLFPPHPSFPRGGRGDRTGRYGAADRSQDDGGENRSRDHDYRDMDYRSYPREYGSQEGKHDYDDSSEEQSAEDSYEASPGSETQRRRRRRHRHSPTGPPGFPRDGDYRDQDYRTEQGEEEEEEEEEEEEEKASNIVMLRMLPQAATEDDIRGQLQSHGVQAREVRLMRNKSSGQSRGFAFVEFSHLQDATRWMEANQHSLNILGQKVSMHYSDPKPKINEDWLCNKCGVQNFKRREKCFKCGVPKSEAEQKLPLGARLDQQTLPLGGRELSQGLLPLPQPYQAQGVLASQALSQGSEPSSENANDTIILRNLNPHSTMDSILGALAPYAVLSSSNVRVIKDKQTQLNRGFAFIQLSTIVEAAQLLQILQALHPPLTIDGKTINVEFAKGSKRDMASNEGSRINAASVASTAIAAAQWAISQASQGGEGAWATPEEPPVDYSYYQQDEGYGGSQGTESSLYAHGYLKGAKGPGITGTKGDPAGAGPEASLEPGADSVSLQAFSRTQPGATPGVYQQSAAEASGSQGTAANSQSYTIMSPAVLKSELQSPSHPSSSLPPATSPSAQEPYSQYPVPDVSTYQYDETSGYYYDPQTGLYYDPNSQYYYNAQSQQYLYWDGERRTYVPALEQSADGHKETGAPSKEGKEKKEKHKTKTAQQIAKDMERWARSLNKQKENFKNSFQPISSLRDDERRESATADAGYAILEKKGALAERQHTSMDLPKLASDDRPSPPRGLVAAYSGESDSEEEQERGGPEREEKLTDWQKLACLLCRRQFPSKEALIRHQQLSGLHKQNLEIHRRAHLSENELEALEKNDMEQMKYRDRAAERREKYGIPEPPEPKRRKYSGMSAASVDFEQPTRDGLGSDNIGSRMLQAMGWKEGSGLGRKKQGIVTPIEAQTRVRGSGLGARGSSYGVTSTESYKETLHKTMVTRFNEAQ from the exons AAAGGActgccctctcttccctccccatccTTCTTTCCCCAGAGGGGGTCGTGGAGACAGGACTGGCCGTTACGGAGCCGCCGATCGTTCACAGGATGATGGCGGGGAGAACCGCAGCCGGGATCACGACTACCGGGACATGGACTACCGCTCATATCCCCGCGAGTATGGCAGCCAGGAGGGCAAGCACGACTATGACGACTCGTCTGAGGAGCAGAGTGCAGAG GATTCCTACGAGGCCTCCCCGGGCTCCGAGACTCAGCgtaggcggcggcggcggcacaGGCACAGCCCCACCGGCCCACCAGGCTTCCCCCGAGACGGCGACTATCGGGACCAGGACTATCGGACCgagcaaggggaggaggaggaggaggaggaggaggaggaggaggaggagaaggccaGTAACATCGTCATGCTGAGGATGCTGCCACAGGCAGCCACTGAGGATGAC ATCCGTGGCCAGCTACAGTCCCACGGCGTCCAAGCACGGGAGGTCCGGCTGATGCGGAACAAATCCTCAG GTCAGAGCCGGGGCTTCGCCTTCGTCGAGTTTAGTCACTTGCAGGACGCTACACGATGGATGGAAGCCAATCAG CACTCCCTCAACATCCTGGGCCAGAAGGTGTCCATGCACTACAGCGACCCCAAGCCCAAGATCAATGAGGACTGGCTGTGTAATAAG TGTGGCGTCCAGAACTTCAAACGCCGTGAGAAGTGCTTCAAATGTGGTGTGCCCAAGTCAG AGGCAGAGCAGAAGCTGCCCCTGGGCGCAAGGTTGGATCAGCAGACGCTACCACTGGGTGGTCGGGAGCTAAGCCAGGGCCTGCTGCCCCTGCCACAGCCCTACCAGGCCCAGGGAGTGCTGGCCTCCCAGGCCCTGTCACAGGGCTCGGAGCCGAGCTCAGAGAACGCCAACGACA CCATCATTTTGCGCAACCTGAACCCACACAGCACCATGGACTCCATCCTGGGGGCCCTGGCACCCTACGCAGTGCTGTCCTCCTCCAACGTACGCGTCATCAAGGACAAGCAGACCCAACTGAACCGTGGCTTTGCCTTCATCCAGCTCTCCACCATCGTG gaggCAGCCCAGCTGCTGCAGATCCTGCAGGCCCTGCACCCGCCGCTCACCATCGATGGCAAGACCATCAACGTTGAGTTTGCCAAGGGTTCTAAGAG GGACATGGCCTCCAACGAAGGCAGTCGCATCAATGCTGCCTCTGTGGCCAGCACTGCCATTGCCGCAGCCCAGTGGGCCATCTCGCAG gcctcccagggtggggagggtgcCTGGGCCACCCCCGAGGAGCCACCGGTCGACTACAGCTACTACCAACAGGATGAGGGCTATGGCGGCAGCCAGGGCACAGAGTCCTCTCTCTATGCCCATGGCTACCTCAAGGGCGCGAAGGGCCCCGGCATCACTGGAACCAAAGGGGACCCGGCCGGAGCAG GTCCCGAGGcctccctggagcctggggcAGACTCTGTGTCCCTGCAGGCTTTCTCCCGCACCCAGCCTGGTGCCACCCCTGGCGTCTACCAGCAGTCAGCAGCTGAAGCGAGCGGCAGCCAGGGCACTGCTGCCAACAGCCAG TCATACACCATCATGTCACCCGCTGTGCTCAAATCTGAGCTCCAGAGCCCCAGCCATCCCAGCTCTTCCCTGCCACCAGCCACGAGCCCCTCTGCCCAGGAGCCCTACAGCCAGTACC CTGTTCCTGACGTCTCCACCTACCAGTACGACGAGACATCTGGCTACTACTATGACCCCCAGACTGGCCTCTACTACGACCCCAACTCTCAG taCTACTACAATGCTCAGAGCCAGCAGTACCTGTACTGGGATGGGGAAAGGCGGACCTATGTTCCTGCCCTGGAGCAGTCAGCTGATGGGCATAAGGAAACGGGGGCGCCCTCAAAGGAGggcaaagagaagaaggaaaagcacaAGACCAAGACGGCCCAACAG ATTGCCAAGGATATGGAACGCTGGGCCCGCAGCCtcaacaagcaaaaagaaaacttcaaaaacagCTTCCAGCCCATCAGTTCCCTACGAGACGATGAAAGGCGCGAGTCGGCCACTGCAGATGCCGGCTACGCCATCCTCGAGAAGAAG GGAGCACTAGCCGAGAGACAGCACACCAGCATGGACCTCCCAAAACTCGCCAGTGATGACCGCCCA AGCCCACCGAGGGGGCTGGTGGCGGCCTACAGCGGGGAGAGTGACAGTGAGGAGGAGCAGGAGCGCGGGGGCCCAGAGCGGGAGGAGAAGCTCACCGACTGGCAGAAGCTGGCCTGCCTGCTCTGCCGGCGCCAGTTCCCCAGCAAGGAGGCGCTCATCCGGCACCAGCAGCTCTCCGGGCTCCACAAG CAAAACCTTGAGATTCACCGGCGAGCCCACCTGTCAGAAAATGAGCTGgaggcacttgagaagaacgacATGGAG CAAATGAAGTACCGGGACCGTGCAGCTGAACGCAGAGAGAAGTATGGCATCCCTGAGCCGCCGGAGCCCAAGAGGAGGAAGTATAGCGGCATGTCTGCGGCCTCTGT GGACTTTGAGCAGCCCACGCGGGATGGGCTGGGCAGTGACAACATTGGCAGTCGCATGCTCCAGGCTATGGGCTGGAAAGAGGGCAGTGGCCTGGGCCGCAAAAAACAGGGCATTGTGACTCCCATTGAG GCCCAGACACGGGTGCGGGGCTCCGGCTTGGGTGCCCGAGGCAGCTCCTATGGGGTCACCTCAACCGAGTCATACAAGGAGACGCTGCACAAGACAATGGTGACCCGCTTCAACGAGGCCCAGTGA